One window from the genome of Echinicola vietnamensis DSM 17526 encodes:
- a CDS encoding SIR2 family NAD-dependent protein deacylase: MAKKKLVVLTGAGISAESGIKTFRDSNGLWEGHDVMEVATPEGWQKNKKLVLDFYNQRRKQSLEVEPNGAHFGLAALEKDFDVTIVTQNVDNLHERAGSTNVIHLHGELAKSQSTLDPSLVYELDHWEIKLGDKCEKGSQLRPFIVWFGEMVPMMEPAARAAQEADIFAVIGTSMLVYPAAGLIQYTAEEIPKYIIDVKIPKIGHINNLIKIEDFASSGVGKMMSMIEVSK; the protein is encoded by the coding sequence ATGGCAAAAAAGAAACTGGTAGTATTAACAGGAGCTGGCATATCAGCAGAAAGTGGCATCAAGACTTTCAGAGACAGCAACGGCCTATGGGAAGGACACGATGTCATGGAAGTGGCCACTCCAGAGGGCTGGCAAAAAAACAAAAAATTGGTCCTTGATTTTTATAATCAACGCAGAAAGCAATCCTTGGAAGTAGAACCTAACGGAGCACATTTTGGCCTGGCAGCACTGGAAAAGGATTTTGATGTCACCATCGTCACCCAAAACGTAGACAACCTCCATGAACGAGCAGGATCGACCAATGTCATCCATCTCCACGGGGAGCTTGCAAAATCCCAAAGTACTTTAGATCCTTCACTGGTCTATGAGCTCGATCACTGGGAGATAAAGCTAGGGGACAAATGCGAAAAAGGAAGCCAATTAAGGCCATTTATAGTTTGGTTCGGAGAGATGGTCCCCATGATGGAGCCGGCGGCAAGAGCAGCCCAAGAGGCGGATATTTTTGCTGTTATTGGCACCTCTATGCTTGTTTATCCTGCAGCTGGACTGATTCAGTATACTGCTGAGGAAATACCTAAATACATCATTGATGTGAAAATCCCAAAAATAGGCCATATCAACAATCTCATCAAGATAGAAGACTTCGCCAGTTCGGGGGTAGGCAAGATGATGTCCATGATTGAAGTATCGAAATAA
- a CDS encoding SixA phosphatase family protein, which yields MTKLIALLRHGEAEYGQSQHRDFSRNLSASGKSKLKRLSNVLKERGLHFDAVVSSSAARTRQTTEIMLNGIEAEETTFLDSLYLADVQTIIDFFGNLPEKYCKVLFVGHNPSISAFLSYVTGEYHMSLQPGMMTMVDFEVDSWEIAINRGMGNLTEVLQ from the coding sequence ATGACTAAGTTAATAGCTTTACTGAGACACGGGGAGGCGGAATATGGCCAAAGCCAGCATCGTGATTTCTCCCGAAATTTATCTGCATCCGGAAAATCAAAACTAAAAAGACTCTCGAATGTTTTGAAGGAACGTGGGTTACATTTCGATGCTGTGGTTTCTAGCTCGGCAGCCAGGACACGCCAAACCACCGAGATCATGCTAAATGGTATTGAAGCTGAGGAGACCACTTTTCTGGATTCCCTTTATTTGGCCGATGTCCAGACGATCATTGACTTTTTTGGGAACTTACCGGAAAAGTACTGTAAAGTACTATTTGTAGGCCACAATCCCAGTATTAGTGCTTTTCTTTCATACGTTACGGGAGAATATCATATGAGCCTGCAGCCCGGAATGATGACGATGGTTGATTTTGAAGTAGACAGCTGGGAGATCGCCATCAATAGAGGGATGGGAAATCTGACAGAAGTATTGCAGTAA
- a CDS encoding RagB/SusD family nutrient uptake outer membrane protein — translation MKKIVCIIVLVITMSGCESFLDKTDPTATSFTEFFNDEDDLRRVTYSSFYDVFTHHSNRRSLLYMLDGRSDNAYARDFSDHHQAIANGTLNASSIGMEYYYATYMKHVGRLNTYIDNINEPYVENETIRTRYENILKGLRMWHYLRLTFYWGDVPFMLDPANLDDARQPARPKEEILEIIFPMAVEIAEQLPIDEYTSNKYMFNQLSLKAVIMRYALYHERYELAASLAKEIIDSGNYSLHPSYGDLFQYEAASNNNEFIVHLDEESHSGSTTYSFRDLGPHFRTGNGQSYCVPLKSLVDSYWTLQGRPIEDCPLHTKEEYELNPNLNRDPRYEASIMGHGDVFYGEPIDIYNSNNPMFYENQRASKSGYWFKKFVSENDAFRNGNMEYGLLRYAEVLLTYAEAKIMMGEVDALTKECINQVRERAGLDMTVADVNLPSYNSYVQEDWMTLIQNERRVEFAGEGLRYADLLRWRIAEDVLNQPALGHTREENGQMTSLKIEDRTFSSHQYRWPFPESSLKVNPGLKQNPGY, via the coding sequence ATGAAAAAGATAGTTTGCATAATTGTATTAGTAATTACCATGTCGGGATGTGAAAGCTTTTTGGATAAAACAGATCCGACGGCAACCTCTTTTACAGAGTTCTTCAATGATGAAGATGATCTTCGTAGGGTGACCTACAGTAGTTTTTATGATGTGTTTACTCACCATAGTAACAGGAGAAGCCTTCTTTACATGCTGGATGGTCGTTCTGACAATGCCTACGCACGGGATTTCAGTGATCACCACCAAGCAATTGCCAACGGTACGCTGAACGCCAGTAGTATCGGTATGGAGTATTATTATGCGACATACATGAAACACGTGGGAAGGCTAAACACCTATATCGATAACATCAATGAGCCTTATGTGGAAAATGAAACGATCAGGACACGCTATGAAAACATCCTGAAAGGACTTCGCATGTGGCATTATCTTAGGCTTACGTTTTATTGGGGAGATGTCCCCTTTATGTTGGATCCTGCCAATTTGGATGATGCCCGACAACCTGCGCGGCCCAAAGAGGAGATCTTGGAGATCATCTTTCCGATGGCTGTGGAAATTGCAGAACAGCTTCCCATAGATGAATACACGTCGAATAAGTACATGTTTAACCAGCTTTCCCTGAAGGCAGTCATCATGCGGTATGCCCTATACCATGAACGGTATGAGTTGGCAGCCAGCCTGGCCAAAGAAATCATAGATAGCGGAAACTATAGTTTGCATCCATCTTATGGGGACCTTTTTCAGTATGAAGCTGCTTCGAATAACAATGAGTTTATTGTCCATCTGGACGAGGAAAGCCACAGTGGCAGTACCACCTATTCTTTCAGGGATTTGGGTCCGCACTTTCGCACAGGAAACGGTCAATCGTACTGTGTACCGTTAAAATCCTTAGTGGACAGTTATTGGACACTTCAAGGACGCCCGATTGAGGATTGTCCGCTTCATACCAAAGAGGAATATGAGTTAAATCCCAACCTGAACCGTGATCCTCGGTACGAAGCTTCCATCATGGGGCATGGTGATGTATTCTACGGTGAACCCATCGATATTTACAATTCCAATAATCCAATGTTTTATGAAAATCAGCGGGCCAGTAAATCGGGGTATTGGTTTAAGAAATTCGTATCCGAAAACGATGCGTTTCGGAATGGAAATATGGAATACGGGCTCTTGAGGTACGCAGAAGTACTGCTGACATATGCTGAAGCAAAGATCATGATGGGAGAAGTAGATGCCCTGACCAAAGAGTGCATTAATCAGGTAAGAGAACGTGCCGGGCTGGATATGACAGTAGCAGATGTGAATTTACCGAGCTATAACAGCTATGTACAAGAGGATTGGATGACCTTGATTCAAAACGAAAGAAGAGTGGAGTTTGCTGGAGAGGGGTTGCGTTATGCAGACCTTTTACGCTGGAGAATAGCTGAAGATGTTTTAAACCAACCAGCTTTGGGGCACACCAGAGAGGAAAATGGACAGATGACTAGTCTTAAGATTGAAGATAGGACATTTTCATCCCATCAATACCGTTGGCCATTTCCTGAAAGCAGCCTAAAGGTAAATCCTGGTTTGAAACAAAATCCAGGGTACTAA
- the topA gene encoding type I DNA topoisomerase, protein MPKNLVIVESPAKAKTIEGYLGKDYKVTSSYGHVRDLPKGDKAIDIKNHFKPTYEVTSDKKEVIKQLKKMVKDSDTIYLASDDDREGEAISWHLKEVLKLDNDKTKRIVFREITKNAITKAIENPRSIDIDLVNAQQARRILDRLVGFELSPVLWKKVKAGLSAGRVQSVAVRFIVEREREIDKFESKSSYKVTAIFNVKGKELNAELPKKFETQEEAEAFLKNCLEADFSIKNLEKKPAKKTPAAPFTTSTLQQEASRKLSFSVAQTMTLAQRLYEAGKITYMRTDSVNLSQEAMESAQNQIISAFGPEYHKSRKYTSKSEGAQEAHEAIRPTNFANEEISGERNEQRLYELIWKRAIASQMADALLEKTLVTIGISNSDLTLSASGEVIKFEGFLKVYLESTDDEEEEENNDNKGLLPPLTIGQDLDLIEMKSRQSFTRPPARYTEASLVKKLEEMGIGRPSTYAPTISTIQKRNYVIKESRDGKPRNYTEMIIKDGSFSKAEKTENYGSDKNKLFPTNIAMVVNDFLVDHFPNVIDYKFTAKVEKEFDDIAHGIQQWDNMIENFYGKFHNTVEEAETVERANVSSSRELGKDPKTGKPVIARLGKFGPLVQIGDQDDEEKQFASLKKGQFIENITFEDAMELFKLPRDVGMFEDKKIVAAIGRFGPYIRHDGKFVSLGKEYDPLSVNEEEAIQLIKDKREADAKKHIKSFDENPDIQILNGRWGPYIKFAKKNYKIPKDKVAEDLSYEETIEIIENQPEKKKGRFSKKKK, encoded by the coding sequence ATGCCAAAAAATCTAGTCATTGTCGAATCTCCAGCCAAAGCCAAAACCATAGAAGGCTATCTTGGTAAGGACTATAAAGTAACTTCAAGTTACGGACATGTCAGGGATCTTCCCAAAGGAGACAAGGCTATAGATATAAAAAACCACTTCAAACCTACCTATGAGGTAACTTCCGATAAAAAAGAGGTCATCAAGCAACTAAAGAAAATGGTGAAAGATTCTGATACCATCTATTTGGCAAGTGATGATGACCGTGAAGGAGAAGCTATCTCGTGGCATTTAAAAGAAGTGCTAAAGCTCGATAACGACAAAACCAAGCGAATTGTCTTCCGGGAAATTACGAAAAATGCCATCACCAAAGCCATTGAAAACCCAAGAAGCATAGACATTGACTTGGTGAATGCGCAGCAAGCCCGAAGAATTTTGGATCGGTTGGTGGGATTTGAGCTTTCTCCAGTACTGTGGAAAAAAGTGAAAGCTGGACTTTCTGCCGGTAGAGTGCAGTCCGTTGCCGTAAGGTTCATTGTAGAGCGTGAGCGTGAAATCGATAAATTCGAATCCAAATCTTCTTATAAAGTTACGGCGATTTTCAATGTCAAGGGCAAAGAACTCAATGCCGAGCTTCCCAAGAAGTTTGAAACGCAGGAAGAGGCTGAAGCCTTTCTCAAGAACTGTCTTGAAGCTGATTTTTCCATCAAGAACTTGGAAAAAAAGCCAGCCAAAAAGACGCCAGCAGCACCGTTTACCACCTCCACTCTACAGCAGGAAGCCAGTAGGAAATTGAGCTTCTCGGTGGCTCAGACGATGACATTGGCCCAACGGCTCTATGAGGCAGGTAAAATCACTTACATGAGGACAGACAGTGTTAACTTGTCTCAAGAAGCCATGGAAAGTGCCCAAAACCAAATCATATCTGCTTTTGGTCCGGAGTACCATAAATCCAGAAAATATACTTCAAAGTCTGAAGGTGCCCAAGAGGCTCACGAAGCCATTCGTCCTACCAATTTTGCGAACGAGGAAATCTCCGGAGAACGGAATGAACAACGGCTCTATGAGTTGATCTGGAAGCGGGCCATCGCCTCACAGATGGCCGATGCCCTATTGGAAAAGACCCTTGTGACCATTGGCATCAGTAATTCAGATCTTACGCTCAGCGCTAGTGGAGAAGTCATCAAGTTTGAGGGCTTTCTAAAAGTCTATCTGGAGAGCACCGATGATGAAGAGGAAGAAGAAAACAATGACAATAAAGGACTGCTTCCACCACTGACGATTGGTCAAGACCTTGACCTGATCGAAATGAAGTCCCGTCAAAGCTTCACCAGACCGCCTGCGCGTTATACGGAGGCCTCATTGGTGAAAAAGCTTGAAGAAATGGGCATCGGTAGACCTTCTACGTATGCTCCGACCATTTCGACGATACAGAAACGTAATTATGTCATCAAGGAATCCAGGGATGGGAAGCCACGTAATTACACCGAAATGATCATCAAGGACGGCTCATTTTCCAAAGCAGAAAAGACCGAAAACTACGGTTCGGATAAGAACAAATTGTTTCCTACCAATATCGCTATGGTGGTAAATGATTTCTTGGTTGATCATTTCCCGAATGTCATTGACTATAAATTTACGGCAAAGGTAGAAAAGGAATTTGACGACATCGCCCATGGCATACAGCAATGGGATAATATGATCGAGAATTTTTATGGTAAATTCCATAATACCGTAGAAGAGGCAGAAACCGTCGAACGCGCCAATGTAAGTTCCTCTAGAGAGCTGGGCAAAGACCCCAAAACGGGCAAGCCAGTGATAGCTCGACTGGGTAAATTTGGTCCACTCGTGCAAATAGGAGACCAAGACGATGAAGAAAAGCAGTTTGCAAGCCTCAAAAAAGGGCAATTTATCGAAAACATCACTTTTGAAGATGCCATGGAACTCTTTAAGTTGCCAAGGGATGTTGGGATGTTTGAGGACAAAAAGATCGTTGCGGCCATTGGAAGGTTCGGCCCATATATTCGTCATGACGGGAAATTTGTCTCTTTGGGCAAGGAGTATGACCCCTTAAGTGTCAATGAAGAAGAAGCCATACAGCTCATTAAAGATAAGCGAGAAGCGGATGCCAAGAAACACATCAAGTCGTTTGATGAAAATCCTGACATCCAAATCCTCAATGGTCGCTGGGGGCCTTATATTAAGTTTGCCAAAAAGAACTATAAAATCCCCAAGGATAAAGTAGCAGAAGATCTCAGTTATGAAGAAACCATAGAGATCATCGAAAACCAACCTGAAAAGAAAAAAGGAAGGTTTTCCAAAAAGAAAAAATAA
- a CDS encoding agmatinase family protein, which translates to MTTKKQKAIDKFDPNGVSSEGSIFGLPFDEETASVVIVPVPWEVTVSYAPGTANGPQAILDASSQVDLFQDDITDAWTMGIHMLPIPENVYSNNTKYRILAGNYIDWLERGSPKEERERFGAVPALIDKACQSMNDWVYETAKDQLNQGKLVALVGGDHSTPLGHIKALSERYSSFGILQIDAHADLRDQYEGFNYSHASISHNFLNIPQVEKLVQVGVRDYCEEESDRIDGDDRITTFFDHHIKEQLYEGVTWRTICDQVIASLPREIYITIDIDGLDPKLCPHTGTPVPGGFDLNQLLYLMKLIVKSGRKIIGFDLVEVAPGEDDSEWDGNVGARLLYRMSNLMGVSHGKLWWK; encoded by the coding sequence ATGACTACAAAAAAACAAAAAGCAATTGACAAATTCGACCCAAATGGGGTATCCTCCGAAGGGAGCATTTTTGGATTGCCATTTGATGAGGAAACTGCTTCAGTTGTCATCGTACCAGTGCCTTGGGAAGTGACTGTTTCTTATGCTCCGGGCACCGCAAATGGTCCACAGGCGATATTGGATGCCTCTTCACAGGTGGATCTTTTTCAGGATGATATCACGGATGCATGGACAATGGGTATCCATATGCTGCCGATCCCAGAAAATGTATACAGTAACAATACAAAATATCGGATCTTGGCAGGAAATTATATTGATTGGCTGGAAAGAGGGTCTCCAAAGGAAGAAAGGGAGCGTTTTGGAGCCGTTCCGGCATTAATCGATAAAGCCTGTCAAAGCATGAACGATTGGGTTTATGAAACCGCAAAAGACCAGTTGAATCAAGGGAAATTAGTGGCATTGGTTGGCGGCGACCATAGTACTCCGTTGGGGCATATCAAAGCGTTGTCTGAACGGTATTCAAGTTTTGGTATATTGCAGATAGATGCCCATGCTGATTTAAGGGATCAATATGAAGGCTTCAACTATTCACACGCTTCCATTTCCCATAATTTCCTAAATATTCCTCAAGTCGAGAAACTTGTTCAAGTTGGCGTGAGAGATTATTGCGAGGAGGAATCGGACCGAATTGATGGTGATGATAGAATCACTACTTTCTTTGATCACCATATTAAGGAACAATTGTATGAAGGGGTCACATGGAGAACAATCTGTGATCAGGTAATCGCTTCTTTGCCCAGAGAGATTTATATTACCATTGATATCGATGGATTAGATCCAAAGCTTTGCCCTCATACGGGAACGCCCGTTCCAGGTGGCTTTGACTTGAACCAATTGCTGTATTTGATGAAGCTGATTGTCAAATCCGGCCGTAAAATCATTGGATTTGATTTGGTGGAGGTAGCTCCTGGGGAAGATGATAGCGAGTGGGACGGTAATGTTGGTGCCCGGTTACTTTATAGGATGTCCAATCTAATGGGCGTTTCCCATGGAAAGTTATGGTGGAAATAG